In Antechinus flavipes isolate AdamAnt ecotype Samford, QLD, Australia chromosome 6, AdamAnt_v2, whole genome shotgun sequence, the sequence gaggaaaacaaaaatttactCTTTGCAGATAGTATTTGCTATACTTAGGGAACCctagaaaatcattaaaatatttctagaaaaaattaagaactttagtaaagttgcaggatacaaaataaatccataactttatcagcattttatatattaccaacaaagtccagcaatgagatataaacagaaattccatttaaaataactgtcaatagaataaaatattcagGAGTCTAACTGCCAATGGAAAGTCAGAAACTACagaaacacaactacaaaacattttccacacaaataaaatcggatctaatcaattggaaaaacatcaacTGTTCACTGGtaagccaagcaaatataataaaaatgacaattctacctaaatgaaTCTCCttaagagtgatttggaactatgctcaaaaagttatcaaacagtgcatactctttaatccagcagtgttactactgggcttatatcccaaagagattttaaataagggaaaggcacctgtatgtgtcaaaatatttgtggcagccctctttgtagtggctagaaactggaaactgagtggatgcccatcaattggataatcgCTGAATAAATTGccgtacatgaatgttatggaatattattattctgtaataaacgaccagcgggatgatttcagcatgaactgatactgagtgaaatgagcaggaccaaaagatcattatatagttcaacaacaatactatgtgatcatcaattctgatggacgtggctctcttcaacaatgagataaaccaaactgattccatttgttcaataatttataaaaccagctatacccagcaaaagaactctggtcattgagtgtgaaccactacatagcatttccaatccctctgtttttgttggcttccattttttttatttccttcacaggttaattgtacatgaTTTCAAAGTATAATTCTTCATATGCAGctaaataactgtatggatatgtgtgtgtatatatatataatatagtatttaacatatactttaacatatttaacatgtattgctctacctgtcatctgggggagagggtggaacaaaggaagggaaaaattggaacaaaagattttgcaattatgAATgcattacccatgaatatatcttgtaaataaaatgctataataaataaattaattaatctcCTTATTCAATGCCAcaccaattaaactcccaagaaattatattacagatctagaaaaaaaaaataataacaaagttcatctggaaaaacaaaaggtgaagaatttcaagggaattaatgaaaaaaaaaatagaaacgaAGGTGGGCTAGCTGTGCCCAACtaaaaactgtattttaaagcagcagtcatcaaaaccatttggtactgattaagaaatagactagttgatcattggaataggttaggttgaaaggacaaaatagtcaatgactattatcatctagtatttgacaaatccaaagaatCCAGCTTTTTtatgaactcattatttgacaaaaactgctgtgaaaattagaaactagtgtggcagaaactaggcattgaaccacagctaacactgtatactaagataaggtttaAATGAGTTCATAACTTAGATATAAACAGagatataataaacaaattaaaagaacataagatagcttacctctcagatctgtgcacaaagaaggaatttgtggacaaaaaagaactggaattcattattgaacacaaaatatataactgaatgtggatcatcaCATAGGATTTATgtcttttttgatgttgtttgcttttattttattcttttctcattttttttcctttttgatctgatttgttgTGTGTGCAgcgagataattgtataaatatgtatgcatatgttacatttaacatatgttttactATTCTTAACATGGATTGCCTTATTTGCCATGTAGCAGGGAGGGTAATTGGGAAGGGGggagaattggaaactaaagttttgcaaggatcaatattgaaaagtTATAcaggtatatatttttaaaataaaaacccttaataaaaaagaatgcctACATATGCTTACATgtatgatacacacacatatatacatatgcatacacacacacacacaaatgattcaatataaaacacATAAATGCAGCtgtaagtgtatgtatatatcacacCACTCCAGAGGAAGGCCTATATATTGGCTTGAAAAAAGACTGAGGCCTGCTCAACATCTCTTATTCtcaaatttcaaaaaaacattttaaagcagaATATAAGGATTATCTCTTGTAGGAAAATGTattttcagaagtttttttttttttccttagaaatactGCCAGTAAATATAAGTAACAGAAACCTGAGTTAAGAAGCTCTTAATAACCCAAgagttcctttttttctctgattatCAACTGATAATCCTACTTATGAAttattcttcttttgagttttcaCTAAGTTCTTTGGCTTCTTgcttagaaaaaaaggaagagtaatCAAACAAAAATGTAGAATAATTGAGATAACTTTAAACAAATATGCAGTTGTTATCTTTATAAAATGCAAACAGTAGATtgagaaagataaaatttagaaaagaatcaTTTCTATAGGGGTCAGTGGAAGTGAATAGTGATTTACTCTAAAAGTACATAATCAAACTAATAATCAAAGTATTCTTTTGTGCTGCAATGAATAAATGTGAAAGTTTTAAACAGCTTCacaacaaaattttctttttgtctatcactatttctctgtctctgcaaTTTTTGTTTGCTTCCCTTGTCTTTGCCTCTTGTCTTTGTCACTCTGTTTCTCTTGTACAcagttaaattaattttattttgaatgaggaaaattCATGTGTTACTATGAAAGTAGTAGACAACAGTTTGATTATACTGAAAGTGTCTATTGATAGCTATCATGATTATTAGTTATTTGATTGATAATCAAAAATAATGGAATTTGGGGgctggtatctttttttttcttatagaatctGGCCAATGGTTTCGATTTGTGCACATTTCTAGTATTATTTAAACTAAACGGAAGTGCATTTTTCTAGGAACTGtggaataaaggaagagaaaacaataatGTATACATTTAACTAATGATTACATGATCTGTTTCACTAAGCAAGTAGTTTTCTCAGTGCATCAATGACATTACTATTTTTAAGCCTCTCTATCTGGGGATTAAAAACTGAGATCACAGTTGtttgtagggaaaaaaagatagtgaCTGATACTTCTAAATTATTGCATTTTGCCTGCAAATGTATAATACTTCACATCCATAGAATAAGCCTAAACCTTGaggtgagaggaaaaaataaagaaaactttgcATCTCCCTGAGGTCAGAGACAGTCTGAGGATGGTAGTTAGGATATTGCCAGTGGATGTAACTATCAACAGAAAGGGAATATGACAAATAGCAATGTAGCAAAATGGATACTTTATTCTATGTGTCCCCAGACAGGTCAACTTGATTAATGGTGAACTACTACAGGAAAATATTAGGGAGTTTGTTAAAACCACAAAAGTTCAGGCAGAAAATTTTCTATGTCTCCTCTTACTGGGACTCCATTCATCTATCTAGGTATATGACTACAAAAAATCCCTAAGAGAAAACTTTGGAGACTGGTGTAATCTAGAAAATCCCAGGAGCATGAATTCTATCATAACTGAGATGTTGCTCTGTCATTGTGTCTCCTTTTGCTTCTAAAAATAATGATTCCAAAGTGAAATAATCACTTTCctttttgacttttctctttcttgttcaaaaaaagagagaattggatATTgcgatctgaaaaaaaaaattctttctggatttaatatatgttttaagAATACATTCtgtattatatcttttaaaacattctatattctttgggaaaaaaaataaaatcattcagtAAATATGAAGTATTTTCAACCTACCAAGAATGATGTTAAAGTgttgtgattatttttctttagtacATGGATGGAAATAGACAACCAGAGAATGTCATCTAATAAAATCTGTAAAAGTACCCTCAGTTTCATCAATAGCAACAAGACAGTCATTCACCATTacacttaatatttctcttttccaatGTGATAATCTTTAGACAATGGGAAATATAACCTTGCTGTAAGatatgagatagaaaaaaaaaattgacatgctatatattttcccaattgaatGTCccttatattttatacttttaagtcTTCCTACTTGTGCtcatggaagtttttttttttttttttcatcctagaaaactttccccatttttttttttttgcttattagaATATGATAGATCTTTTAAAGCCTATCAtatttcctctaatttttctGTGCAGAATTTTCTGGTTATCTTTAGACTGactttatctctctgtgtgtttctctctctttctctctctctctctctctctccatatacatgtttatgtgtatacatacctAGATACAGATagtaatataaagatataaatatgtgtgtgaatgcatatatatgcaaacatatatatgtgcaattatgcatatatgtgtttatatatgtgaatatatgtatatatagatatcacCCTATCTTTAATGAACATATTCTAGGATTCATACCAGATATTTGTCATTTAGTAAATGACCTCTGTGTATATCAGTCCTTATACATCTTTTACTCTCTTAAAATGTGTTCTGCATTTAAAAACagctcaataaaaaaaaaataggtagaatatattttctctctaatATGAATGCAAGAATATGtgttaattgaaaataatttatctaataaattcttaaaattctAATGTTAAGAGTTTATTCACAAGTGGTaataagttatttcattttaataccTTTTCACTCATCAGATTATATTGCTTTTACATTTTCATATgatagcttgatctgagatctgtTTTCTGgatgaatgagagaaaaaaaatgtaaattctattatttcttatatttcaaaGTGAGCATAAACTTTGTATATCTAAGGTATAACTCTTATATGGAGGATGTGGGGAGTAATGAAGGAGAATTTGGAGAGTATTAGATTCTTTAAAGATGGTAGGGGCCAAGAAGATTGATACCACTTATTGAAAtactgagagaaattaagtgaatctTACAAAAAggcttttacttttctttctaagaaaaatatttcGACTCCAATAAACTCTCTCTCTAGTCAGTTTGGATTGTTCTAAGTCAAAATAGGACAGTGAGAGAAATATTGCCTCTAGAAATAGAATAAGGGTTCAAATCCCAAaagttatattatttatattgtaattAATATGTAACATTATTTGGGCtgcattttccttatttattatgtGAGGGGTGAACTCTGGGATCCTTTTCATGTTTGATACTAAACCAACTAATAGACCAATATCATCCCTGCCTTTGTGAAGTCATATCCCTTATTTTGGTGTCAATGATTTTATACAGTTATATGTTGACTCccctagaattttatttttggcaCTATGACACACAAACTGTGTAGACGGTTTTCTGTGCTTCAGACTACTTTTGTGTGCTCTGTGAATGTTACTAATACTGCTAACACAAAAGGCAAATATCAAGAATATTTCAGACACTAAATctaaaaacactttgaaaataatAGTCATAATTATTCCAGCAGAATTAACATGATTATCATTAATATTAGTATTATCAACATTAaatggattttagaaaaaaaaatcttcctcaaGTGATAATAATGTTattacttcttttaaaataagttattgaTTAATAGACCCATTGAAAGCTTTTTGAATTCCTTGTTAAACATTAGTGAACACTATCTAgccagatacagagagagacagagacagagacagagagatagcaAATTCAGCTATTGATCTAATAGAAAGCCCTTATACCTTAAGAGTACAGTAGCATTGAGAATGCACAATTATAGGAAACATTAGACTGTATTAGCAAGTTAGATAGTAATAAATGGGTATGTTAATTCCATCCTCCACTATGCAATCTTAAGACCCAGAGGATTTAAGGATATTGGTTGGACAGGTCATAAGGCTTAATgatactctaatttttttttcagagatattAGTTGTTGATTGCTTGCCTAGACAACTGTTATGAATACTCATGGCTTTTATTTGATGTGGAGGACTAGGAACATAATGTAGtacaacattctcattttaagccaattgaggaaaaaagaagagacataacgtattcaaagacaaaaaaaaaaaaaaaaagacaagaagaaaggGAGCTAGGATTCATACCCTTCTTCTCTGCTTCATAATACAGTCTTATTAACACTACTCTGCTATTCCAACATATACTGAAGGAATTGATATATCATTCTTAGATCTGAGGTGCACTGCATGTGGTGGAGTAAACATAGCTAATACTAAATTTTACAGTGAgatgatatagaaaagaaaatttgttttaaaatgtcagAGGTGTTTACACTTTTCTCAAAATGAAGAATTGGGCAATGATTTTTAGGATAATAGTCATTGTGGCTAAATTacgcattttttttaaaattataattctcaCAAAATGCATGCCTACAAGGAATGCAAAATAGcaatttacagataaaataaCCTAGGTTGGGTGATGAACAGAGATTGTGTAATATTTAAGTAAATTACAAGTACTGAGGGAATAATGAAACATGGTCTCACGCCTCAAAACCCCAgatttttctttatgtaattCTCCCTTATTAAGAAGTGCTCAGGTTACTGGACTTTAAGCCAGTATACCTTCCATCTCATTAAAATGTGATAAGTAGCATGGGAGAGGTAGTGTCCCCATAGAGCTAAGAAAGGCAGGAACCATTTCTACTTATAGAGGTCAAAATGACTTTTATGAAAGGGTCATTTTGagtagagtattttttttttgcagggtgTGGCTTTAGTTTGTGTGATATTGTAATTCTTGTGTGAGAAATAGCCTAGGAAAGTACTGATCCAGCAGTTATAAGacactgggttcaaatcctcattCTGAAAATCATTGTGAATTTTAGGTAAATAACTTAGATTGTTTGAATCCCAGTCTCCTAATCTGCAGTCCTGCCATTGAGTTCTAATGTGAGGGTTAGATAAAAATACATCTGTTAACAgatttgtaaacattaaagaaattaaatgatgcCACTtatatgcttttattattttactatattcTTCAGAGAAATAAGCAGCTGGAAATGATTTATTTCAACTGAGAATGGTAAGTGTGAGTATTTTTACTACTAATCCTTGAATTTTTCTTACTTGAAACAAGTTTATGGTTTGAATTCTCAGTGATCCATGTGTTATCTGGCAGGTCTGAATATAATGATCCCACTCAAGGATACAGATTAAGGAAAGAGGATGTCCAAAGAAATGGAAAGTACTTTATACAGAATATCATCTCCCATTTTACCATCCAAGGTAAAAGGAGCTAACCCTTCATCAGTAGACACAAAAATAACCCAATAAATACAATCATGCTATTTAGTTATAACTCCTTTTATATTTCCAGGGGTTTAAGGACAGCTGTTTTCCCAAATATTCCAAccacttattttctctttttatttaaaaattttagagaaaaggaaacccTAGAAAAACAATTACAGGAGCAATGATTCAATATTCCAGGACTACCTTCTCCtcaaagataatttctaagatccaGAAAGCGGACTTTGTCATCTGTTCTTCAAGATCAAAATTTTTTAGTATCATTAATCTCATCTGAGGTTCCTATTACTGTTGTGTCAATTCACAGTGCAGTTAAGCAGTTTGACTctcttctcacttcattaaaaaaggCTTCTTAAATCTCGTTTATGATActgtcatctttttttaaaatataatctttaattAAAATCACATATCAATATGTTTAATTATTCGGTGATTAATGTCCATTTCCCATTCCAGTTTTTGAAAGTTTGGTTTCCATaaacaatattatgaaaatttGGTATGTGTAGgatctttctttttgtcattgataTCCTTCCAATATATGTTTCAGTAATCAGGTTGCTGATCCACAGGGAATGAATAGTTTAATGCCTTTTCTAtcaaaattccaaatggattttGAGAATCTTGGATTAATTACCAGCTCTACCACAAGGCTACCTTTATGCTTGTCTTCCTCCTGGAACTACAACATTGACACAATGTGgagtttttttgcttgttttttttttttttttttaattaaactaatTCATTAGGTATGTTGTCCAAAGTGTGTtgcattacttttcatttttctgttaagTAAATAATAGTAATGAAAACTGCATGGATATTATTTGGTCCATTAACTATGGAGGATCTCAAATGCCTAGGTTCAATTAGGCAATTGATCCCAGAAACGACTATTTGTGGGACTCTGAGTGCATTAGAGaatgtctgtttctgttttttttttttttttttgtctagaaaATAGGGAAAGCAATAGCACCTATATTTCACACTTCTTTTTAGGTACAAATGTATGATATTGGTAATATTGGTAAAACACTTAACTTAGGGCCTAGCAAATAGCAGAGGctataaaatgcaagaaaatattaaaattattactgttatttaaaaaaaaaatctatttttaccaTGACACATGTAAACAACACAGTTAAGTGACACGCCCAAAGACATTGTGCTatttagtatctgaggccaaatttgaactcaaaattaagTCTTAAGGACTTAAGGCCGAAATTCTATCCATTGTTCTACCCAtctaccccttcattttacacaaatataaaatggaacaCCATTTGAAATGCTCTCATTCACTTTGAGATATATTTATTGTGGAAATCAGATAatcagaaaggggaaagaatgcATATTCAAACCAATTTACAGCACCATTTATTAAATCACAAAGTACTTGAACTAAAATTAATCTCTTtcattgaaaaaattgagacacagagacagagacagacacacacacacacacacacacacacacacacacacagaaaaagagaaagagaaaaacagagagagacttGTTAAAGCATTATTACAAAACTGAAAGGATGaagagtaattttaaaatatatcgtATGAAGGTAAAATGAGTTAACTATGTGATTATACAGTATTTTATAGGTATTAAATCAAAGTCAAAATATGTAAATGCTAGTAACTCTTACTAGTACTTGTACATTCTGATCAAAAGCAAAGTAGCCAGAATTTAGAAAACAATAgacaaaattaaacattttaaaaattcaaaacattttggtgaatgattttacttaaaatattgtAGCATAAGGAAATAGTAATTTAAAGGGGTTTGGGTTTTTAAAGTTAATACAAAATtggggcagctacatggtacagtgaataaattACTGGACTTGGAAAAAGACGTATCTTCaaagagttcaaatgcagcctcacaAAGAgagtgactatgggcaagtcacttaacttgctttacctcagtttctcatctgaaaagtgagatggaaaaggaaaggacaaagcaCTCCCCTATCTTTGCAAAAAAGTCCCAAATCATGTCAAGGAatattggacataactgaaaataactttaaaacagCAAATGTgttaagattaaagaaaaaaaaatcagtgtactTATCAAAGTGGAATCAGCCATGATTTCAATGGACTAATATTGAGGAACATAGCTTCTTCTTTTTGAATAAATTTGGAAGTTCATAAgtgaaaaaattttgaatatttatgTGCATTCAgttcaaaatcaataaaattgcaAAATGCATTTTCATTAACTTTAAGATGCTAAGAACCTAGTACCAAGTGTGgacaataattaataatcatCAATATCTTGAGGAAATTCAGAGGCTCTCTCTTCTCCtgaattcctcatttttaaaaagatcatttttttccttcaaaaggaTATTGTTGATAATTAGATTACATGGACTCTAATGAAGCTTGATCATATACCACACAATACTGCAAGGAACTTGATATGAGGTAGAGAAACCTATTGTATTATTGTCAAGGTTGATAGAGACAGATTCTTTTGTCTAGACAGTCCAAGATTTGGAGTGATCTGATGTTCAGAAATTTTCTTTGAATGGGAGTGACCTTAGCAGGGTGTGCAATCAGTCTCTATTGCATTAATCTTTAAACTGGAGTCCATcgccatttttgtctttgtcttaaGAAAGATGGGTAAATAACCATCCTTTCATGAATAGCATGCtgtgcttattttttaaagtgattaaattacccagaaagcATGTCTgtcatttatgtatatacatacacacacacacacatatatgtatatatatatatatgtgtatatatgtgtgtgtgtgtctcacaAAGGGTAGGATTGATTTCTGCTTagtgattacaaaagaaattacacaatgagagataaataaataaaatagacctTAAAATAGACAAATTTACAAAACAGAAATATTCAATATGATATAGAATTTTGTTCTTAACTTAAACTGAGGATTTTAAGGATAATTTTATCTTAGAATGATGGTCTTAGACCTTGATTAGAATCCTTGATTTAGAATACAGAGTTAATCCCTTATtagttgatttgttttttgtttatctttacctaattatatagaatattagaactgagacagaaaatgaaatattggaTGTTGGAGCTGATGATGAAAACCTGAAATGAAATCTAAGAGGGAAATGGCAGATCttcaaatccaattctttctatttgaaggagggaaactgaggaccagagaaggaaagtgattgCTTCATTTTGAATTCATCATTTCCACAGGCAGAAGAAAGCTACAATGGCAGAGGAAAATCTCACATACGTGAAGGAATTCATTCTTCTGGGATTTTCTGACCTTCCCAATCTCCAAGGGTTTCTATTTGGGATATTTTTTGTCATCTACATAAGTATACTGATAGGAAATGGCCTCCTCATTGTTATAACCAAGACTGATCCAGCTCTCCATACCCCAATGTATTTTTTCCTGGGGAACTTTTCCTTTCTGGAAATCTGTTACACATCAGTCACTATGCCCAGAATGTTGGCAGATCTCTGGACCCAGAAGAGAACTATTTCATTACTGGCCTGTGCTGTACAAACttgtttcctttatatttttggaGTGGCAGAGTGCTTTCTCCTGACTGTGATGGCTTATGACCGGTATGTGGCAATCACTAAGCCTCTCTATTATACTCTCATTATGAATCACAAAGTATGTGTCCAACTGGTTGTGACTTCCTGGCTGACTGGGGTCCCAGTCCTGATTGCTCAGACATACCGGATATTCTCTCTCAACTTCTGTGGCCCTAATAAAATCAATCACATTTTCTGTGATGCCCCACCCTTATTCCCATTGGCGTGTACAGACACATATAAGATAGAAGTCTCTGTCCATGTTGTGGCTCTACTCTTTGTTACAATTCCCTTTGTTTTGATACTTGCTTCCTATATCAAAATCATTACTACAATAATGAAATTGCCCTCTACCTCAGGGAGATCCAAAGCCTTCTCCACTTGTTCTTCTCACCTAATGGTTGTGTGCTTTTTTTATGGGTCTGGAAGTATTGTGTATTTGCAGCCAAAATCCAGTCAATCATCAAGATCCAGCAAAATGCTTGCTCTTTTCTACACCACTGTGACCCCAATGTTTAACCCCCTTATTTACAGTCTGAGAAATAAGGATGTCATTGCTGCATTGAGAAAACTACTTCCTAAGTGAATTCACATATGGAGCAGTTAGTCATATTTAAATGGATTAGTATTCACTTCTGCCatatctcttattaaaaaaaaaaaaaaaaaaaaaaaaaagttccgtTTATTGTTTTCCATTGAAATAAAATGGCATTAAAATGCAAGACTGTCAAGAAATTCtatttgaaaacagaaaatgcCAGCCCAAAATTTCCATGTTCCTTAGTTCAATTTTGACTGAGattaaatcctttattgtatGTTAAATAATTACAATGATCAACTGATAATCTGAGTGCTATTTTATTGTGCTTTCTACTCTTTCCTGTAACAGGAAAGAAGagacatttttcttaaaaatattaatttatttgtgtgtgtgtgtgtgtgtttaagaaaaagaagggaagaaagagagaaagacagagagacagagagggataacaaaaaagaaacagactaccagagacagagacagagagacagagagatattcATCCATACAAGTAGGTAGGGGAAGCATCAGTTGAAGAAGGAGTACAAAAACAGAGAAACTGTGTATTGGGCCTCAGATAGTGGAGAGCCCTGGGCgagatataagaccctttagtccaCTAAGGAATCCTGCTGACCAGTCTGGTTTGGCTGCTCATTTCCATTAAGGGAATCTtggccttcctgaaaagtcaggggcCTGGCaatctgtgttgtaattaaagccaAGTATACTAAAGAggcaaggaaacatctgcacacaatagaaaattatttatgtGGTCCCTCGTGCTCAGTATCCTGTAATTATAGAAGTATATTATGTAAGCATAGGGTATACAAGGTTAAGGATTTTTTGAATAAAGGGTGTCTTTCTTGACCATCCTCATGAGTTTTGCCTCATCACTCCTCACCCATAATCAGGACTTAGACTGGCACCAAAATCCTCCCATGAGCAGGTCCAGACCTGTACAGTTGTTCAATGTGGGACACTCAAGAGCAAAGCACACAGTAGCTCAGCTGACCAGAACAGTGGGTGTTTGGGTGAGGAAACACAGATATCGGGAAATAGGGTAACTCTGAACAGCCAGTGGGAACATTGGGCAAGGGctaaattattcctttttgttttccagCCAAAATGGGGCAAGCACTTAGAAAAGAGCCTCCCCCTGGAGGGAGGTTTGAGAAATCCTTGGTTAGATTAATAAAAGAGCAAGGTTTGTTAGTGAATCAGATCTTATCAGTTCTTAGATACTGTGGAGTACATGTCTCCATAGCTCCCAAAGGAGGAAACATTTGAGCCAGAGAAGTGGGAGATAGT encodes:
- the LOC127540599 gene encoding olfactory receptor 10AG1-like codes for the protein MAEENLTYVKEFILLGFSDLPNLQGFLFGIFFVIYISILIGNGLLIVITKTDPALHTPMYFFLGNFSFLEICYTSVTMPRMLADLWTQKRTISLLACAVQTCFLYIFGVAECFLLTVMAYDRYVAITKPLYYTLIMNHKVCVQLVVTSWLTGVPVLIAQTYRIFSLNFCGPNKINHIFCDAPPLFPLACTDTYKIEVSVHVVALLFVTIPFVLILASYIKIITTIMKLPSTSGRSKAFSTCSSHLMVVCFFYGSGSIVYLQPKSSQSSRSSKMLALFYTTVTPMFNPLIYSLRNKDVIAALRKLLPK